The Ralstonia pickettii DTP0602 genome segment CGCGCTGCAAGGCATGGATCGACAACGCGCCCAGCAGGCGGCCGTCAGGTTCCACCAGATAGAGATAGCGCGTGCCGGTTTCGGCGAACTTGTCCGCCGCCGCGCCCAGCGTGGCGTTGGGGTCGAGCACGGTGTCGGTCGGGTCGCACAGGCCGGCCAGCGTCAGCGTGCGCGCATGCTCGGCCGCGGCCGAGGCTTGCGCGCGCTCGGCGATCACGCTGTACAGCGACAGCGTCTGGCAGCGCGACGCCGTGTAGTACGCCGCCACCGCGCCGATCATCGACGGCAGCAGCAGCGCCGGCGCCAGCGTCATCTCGAACACCATCAGCACCGACATCAGCGGCGCCTGGCTGGTGGCGGCCAGGAAGGCACTCATGCCGACCAGCGGCAGCAGCGGCGCCGCGCCGGCCGCCGTCCCCTGCATCCCGATCGCCAGCAACTGCCCGAGTGCCGCGCCGACGAACAGCGAGGGCGTGAACACGCCGCCGACCGCACCCGAGCCCATGCTGATCACGGTCGCCACCAGCTTGGCCAGCAGCACGCCGGCCACCGGCACGCTCAGCGGCTGCTCCTGCAGGATGGTCTGAATGGTGGAGTAGCCGTTGCCCACCACCTCCGGCACCGCCATCGCCAGCACGCCGACCAGCGCCCCGCCAAGCGCCAGCCGCGCCACCGGCCCGCCTGGCACGCCGGCGAAGCGGCTGCGCGCAAAGCCGGCCGCACGCATGAAGAGCGCGCCCGCGATGCCGGCGGCCACGCCCAGCGCGGCTGCGGCCAGCAGGATGTGGGGGCGAAGGTCAGGCGCGATGTCCAGGCCGGGATAGAGCGGCTGCAGGCCGCCGTGCCACTGGCTGACCATGGCGCCGGCCACCGACGCGAGGAACAACGGCATCAGCCGCTGCACCGCCAGTGCCCCGAACACCACTTCGGCAACGAAGACCGCGGCGGAAAAAGGGGTGTGATAGACGGTGGCGAGGCCCGCCGCGGCACCGCATGCGGTCAGCATGCGCCGCATATTGGAGCCGCCGCCGCGCTCCAGCCGCGTCGACGGGAACAGCGAGCCGCACAGCGCGGCCAGCTGGATCATCGCGCCTTCCTTGCCGACCGAGCTGCCGCTGACGATCGAGAAGAACGACGACAGCGCGCGCAGCAGCGTGATGCGCACCGGCAGGCGGCCGCTGCCATTGGCCACCGCCTCCATATAGTCAGTGGCGCCGCGGTGGCTGCCGGCCAGGCGGTTGGCCAGCACCAGCAGCGCCCCGGCGAGCGCGCCACCGACCGCCGGCACCACCACGCGCCACACCAGCGCCAGCGTGGCGAAGACGGCAACCACGTCGGCGTGGCTGGAAAACAGCACCACGCCGGCGCCTTCCAGCGCCTCCTTGAATAAAGTGGTGGCGATGGCCGCGACGATCCCGACCGGGATGGCCGCGAACAGGGTAACTTCCTGGTCTTCGAGGAATCGCAAGCGCATGGCGGCTTTCCGGGGCGCCGGGCAGGGCCGGGCAGGGGGCCGGGATAGTGGCCGGGGGAGGCAGCCATGATAGCGCAGCGCCACCCGCTCCGGACTAGTGTGCGCCGCCGTGCATACGGGCCTGGGCCATGTGCAGAACCGGCTCGCCCCGGGCTGGTACACTAGCGACCTTTCCTGCGCGGCCGGGCCCCGATGGTCCCGCCAGGCTGGCCCCCGGCCACTTTCGCCCTTTTCTGATCCGATAGCGCTATCGATTACACGAGCCATCCGGCGTTAGGCGCACCACGTGCGCAGCGATGGCCGAAGCAGCAATTCATGTCTTTCTCTGAACTCGGTTTGTCCGAAAAGATTGTGCGTGCCGTGGCCGAACAGGGCTACACCACGCCGACCCCCATCCAGGCCCAGGCGATCCCCGCCATCCTCAAGGGCGGCGACCTGCTCGCCGGCGCCCAGACCGGCACCGGCAAGACCGCCGGCTTTACGCTGCCGATGCTGCAGCTGCTGTCCGACACCGCCGCGGCCCGTGCCGCCAATGGTGCGCCGCGCCCGGCCCGGGTGCCGGTGCGCGCGCTGGTGTTGACGCCCACGCGGGAACTGGCCGCTCAGGTCGAGGAGAGCGTGCGCAACTACGGCAAGTACCTGCGCTTGCGCTCCATGGTGATGTTCGGCGGCGTCGGCATCAACCCGCAGATCGAGCAACTCAAGCGCGGCGTCGAGATCGTGGTGGCCACGCCCGGCCGCCTGCTGGACCACGTGTCCCAGCGCACCATCGACCTGTCGCAGGTGGAGCTGCTGGTGCTC includes the following:
- a CDS encoding chloride channel protein (K03281: TC.CIC; chloride channel protein, CIC family) gives rise to the protein MYQPGASRFCTWPRPVCTAAHTSPERVALRYHGCLPRPLSRPPARPCPAPRKAAMRLRFLEDQEVTLFAAIPVGIVAAIATTLFKEALEGAGVVLFSSHADVVAVFATLALVWRVVVPAVGGALAGALLVLANRLAGSHRGATDYMEAVANGSGRLPVRITLLRALSSFFSIVSGSSVGKEGAMIQLAALCGSLFPSTRLERGGGSNMRRMLTACGAAAGLATVYHTPFSAAVFVAEVVFGALAVQRLMPLFLASVAGAMVSQWHGGLQPLYPGLDIAPDLRPHILLAAAALGVAAGIAGALFMRAAGFARSRFAGVPGGPVARLALGGALVGVLAMAVPEVVGNGYSTIQTILQEQPLSVPVAGVLLAKLVATVISMGSGAVGGVFTPSLFVGAALGQLLAIGMQGTAAGAAPLLPLVGMSAFLAATSQAPLMSVLMVFEMTLAPALLLPSMIGAVAAYYTASRCQTLSLYSVIAERAQASAAAEHARTLTLAGLCDPTDTVLDPNATLGAAADKFAETGTRYLYLVEPDGRLLGALSIHALQRAQREGAPDDVLALAERDFPALTPDSRLRDALAVFAEHGINRIPLVRDTTSRELMGTVSKQRVLQEASCLF